A window of the Synechococcus sp. JA-3-3Ab genome harbors these coding sequences:
- a CDS encoding response regulator transcription factor: MSSPVRVLIADDHPLFRLGLKFALQAQGFEVVAEAETGSQAVEYCRRCPVEVALLDVRMPDGDGILACQQIVELGLPVVVVMMTTFQEPGLIEAARRAGAKGYLSKETDPAELARVIRQILSNPERDWLPARQELPKLTPRELCVLQLMKEGLANKQIARRLGLSIETVKEYASAAYRKLDASDRVTALLKAQQLGIL, translated from the coding sequence ATGAGTTCCCCTGTCCGGGTTCTGATTGCCGACGACCATCCCCTGTTTCGGCTGGGGCTAAAGTTTGCCCTGCAAGCGCAAGGATTTGAGGTGGTGGCCGAAGCCGAGACGGGATCCCAGGCCGTTGAGTACTGCCGCCGTTGCCCCGTCGAGGTGGCCCTTTTGGATGTGCGCATGCCGGATGGAGACGGGATCCTGGCCTGCCAGCAGATTGTCGAGCTGGGCCTGCCGGTGGTGGTGGTGATGATGACCACCTTTCAGGAGCCGGGTCTGATTGAGGCAGCCCGCCGCGCCGGGGCCAAAGGCTACCTTTCCAAAGAGACCGACCCGGCGGAATTGGCCCGCGTCATCCGTCAGATTTTGTCCAACCCCGAACGAGACTGGCTGCCTGCCCGACAGGAGCTGCCCAAGCTCACCCCCCGCGAGCTGTGTGTGCTGCAACTGATGAAAGAGGGCTTGGCCAACAAACAGATCGCCCGCCGTCTGGGCCTGAGCATCGAAACCGTCAAAGAGTACGCCAGCGCCGCCTACCGCAAGCTGGATGCTAGCGACCGTGTCACCGCCCTGCTCAAGGCGCAGCAACTGGGGATTTTGTAA
- a CDS encoding pentapeptide repeat-containing protein: MAWSQCWVGLLGGVVGIAALPVFAQLELDAQLGRSQVVAPSKDCPACDLTGAELPGVDLSGANLKEAILRQANLQAADLSQAILNLADLRGANLRGSDQGGAFLWEADLSQTNLQQTNLTGANLQVANLSGADLRGAVLVGADLTGANLRQADLRGADLRGAFLEAADLTGALYNAQTQLDPTLNPGARGMVFVKN; encoded by the coding sequence ATGGCATGGTCCCAGTGCTGGGTCGGTCTCCTCGGCGGGGTGGTCGGGATCGCGGCACTTCCTGTTTTTGCCCAACTGGAGCTGGATGCCCAACTGGGCCGATCCCAGGTTGTTGCCCCCAGCAAAGATTGCCCCGCCTGCGATCTGACGGGAGCCGAGCTGCCGGGAGTGGATTTGAGCGGCGCCAACCTGAAAGAAGCCATCCTCAGGCAGGCCAACCTGCAAGCTGCCGACCTCTCTCAGGCGATCCTCAACTTGGCCGATTTGCGCGGCGCCAACTTGCGCGGCTCGGATCAGGGCGGGGCCTTTCTGTGGGAAGCCGATCTCAGCCAGACCAACCTGCAGCAGACCAATCTCACCGGCGCCAACCTGCAGGTGGCCAACCTCAGCGGCGCCGACTTGCGCGGGGCCGTCCTCGTCGGTGCCGACCTCACAGGAGCCAACCTGCGCCAGGCCGATCTGCGCGGGGCCGACCTGCGCGGCGCTTTTTTGGAAGCAGCCGATCTGACAGGCGCCCTCTACAACGCCCAAACCCAACTGGATCCCACCCTGAACCCCGGCGCCCGCGGCATGGTCTTTGTGAAAAACTAG
- a CDS encoding DNA-formamidopyrimidine glycosylase — translation MPELPEVETVRRDLQRLTLGLCILSVEVLLPRTVAYPGKDEFAQGLAGSCLTQWQRRGKYLLGSLDSGAVLGVHLRMTGQLLWVQGSAPLPIHTRVRLHLEQGWELRFVDLRTFGQMWLVPAGVEPETVIPALQSLGPEPLSPAFSEAYFQAALQKSRRPIKAALLDQSLVAGVGNIYADEALFLSGIHPSTPAAQLSDAAKSRLRESLIQVLRAGLEQRGTTLRDYRDLRGLNGNYQGQAWVYGREGDPCRLCGTPIQRSKLSGRSAHFCPRCQPPPGRVET, via the coding sequence GTGCCCGAGCTGCCGGAAGTTGAAACCGTCAGGCGGGATCTGCAGCGCCTCACCCTGGGTCTGTGCATCCTGTCGGTGGAGGTGCTTCTCCCTCGCACCGTGGCCTACCCCGGCAAAGACGAGTTTGCGCAGGGGCTGGCAGGCAGCTGTTTGACCCAGTGGCAGCGGCGAGGCAAATATCTTCTGGGATCCCTGGACTCTGGAGCGGTTCTGGGCGTGCATCTGCGCATGACCGGGCAACTGCTCTGGGTTCAGGGATCCGCGCCTTTGCCGATCCACACTCGCGTCCGGCTGCATTTGGAGCAGGGGTGGGAGCTGCGCTTTGTTGATCTGCGCACCTTTGGCCAGATGTGGCTGGTGCCCGCCGGGGTGGAGCCGGAGACGGTGATCCCTGCCCTGCAGAGCTTGGGGCCGGAGCCGCTTTCGCCGGCCTTTTCCGAGGCCTATTTCCAAGCTGCCTTGCAGAAGAGCCGCCGCCCCATCAAAGCCGCCTTGCTGGATCAGTCGCTGGTGGCGGGGGTGGGCAACATCTACGCCGACGAGGCCCTGTTTCTGAGCGGCATCCACCCCTCAACACCCGCCGCGCAGCTTTCCGACGCTGCCAAGAGCCGCCTGCGAGAAAGCCTGATCCAGGTGTTACGGGCCGGGCTGGAGCAGCGGGGCACCACCCTGCGGGATTACCGGGATCTGCGTGGGCTCAACGGCAACTACCAGGGGCAGGCGTGGGTGTACGGTCGAGAAGGGGATCCCTGTCGCCTCTGTGGCACCCCCATTCAGCGGAGTAAGCTCTCGGGCCGCTCGGCCCACTTTTGCCCCCGCTGCCAGCCGCCTCCAGGCCGGGTTGAGACTTGA
- a CDS encoding photosystem I reaction center subunit IV — protein sequence MAIQRGAKVRVLRKESYWYRDVGTVAAVDTSGILYPVIVRFDKINYYNINTNNFREDELEVVEEPKPKAKASS from the coding sequence ATGGCGATTCAGCGTGGTGCCAAAGTCCGGGTGTTGCGGAAAGAATCCTACTGGTATCGGGATGTGGGAACGGTTGCGGCGGTGGATACCAGCGGCATTCTCTACCCGGTGATCGTCCGCTTCGACAAGATCAACTACTACAACATCAACACCAACAACTTCCGCGAAGATGAGCTGGAAGTGGTGGAGGAGCCCAAGCCCAAAGCCAAAGCTTCCAGCTAA
- a CDS encoding chlorophyll a/b-binding protein, whose translation MSNPNLSEPKFGFNEYAERLNGRAAMIGFVLAIVIEAVTGQGVASWLGLI comes from the coding sequence ATGTCCAACCCCAACTTGTCTGAGCCCAAGTTTGGCTTTAACGAATATGCCGAGCGTCTCAACGGCCGCGCGGCCATGATCGGCTTTGTGTTGGCCATTGTCATCGAAGCGGTGACGGGCCAAGGCGTCGCCTCCTGGCTGGGCCTGATCTAG
- a CDS encoding NAD+ synthase, translating into MKVALLQLNYTVGDLSGNAERIRAAVEAVAAAGAELAITSELALLGYPPRDLLLYPALIERVGQVLQQLAARLRESIPVVVGSVQPNPLPEGRPLYNAAAWLEGGQIRHWFQKSLLPTYDVFDEDRYFEPGSPPQPIEYRSRRVGFTICEDIWNDRDFWQHRRYHRDPVEEMARCGADVLINLSASPFSLGKQKLRVQMLGSLARKHALPILYVNQVGGNDDLIFDGASCALDCRGRVVAQAAAFQPDCLMVDVEALVHPPEEGPEVQGSRWPAEPEAELYEALVLGTRDYVSKCGFREVLLGLSGGIDSAVTAVIAADALGPERVLGVLMPSPYSSPGSLTDAYQLAQNLGIPTLKLPIQSIMESYQHLLAEPFAGLPPDITEENLQSRIRGTLLMALSNKFGRLLLTTGNKSELAVGYCTIYGDMSGGLAVISDVPKTWVYRLARWINRHQERIPLPILTKPPSAELRPGQKDSDSLPPYDLLDAILQRHIEQHQSAGELVAQGFEPDTVQQVLHLVQSAEFKRHQAPPGLRVTDRAFGTGWRMPIAKRQEGIS; encoded by the coding sequence GTGAAGGTAGCGCTGTTGCAACTCAACTATACCGTTGGCGATCTCAGCGGCAATGCCGAGCGCATCCGTGCGGCGGTCGAGGCGGTGGCAGCGGCAGGAGCGGAGCTGGCCATTACTTCTGAGCTGGCCCTGTTGGGGTACCCGCCCCGGGATCTGTTGCTCTACCCGGCCCTGATTGAGAGGGTAGGCCAAGTTTTGCAGCAGTTGGCGGCCCGGCTGCGGGAGAGCATTCCGGTGGTGGTGGGATCCGTGCAGCCCAACCCGCTGCCGGAGGGGCGACCCCTCTACAACGCCGCGGCCTGGCTGGAAGGGGGGCAGATCCGCCACTGGTTCCAGAAGTCGCTCCTGCCCACCTACGATGTCTTCGACGAAGACCGCTACTTTGAGCCGGGATCCCCGCCCCAGCCCATTGAGTACCGTAGCCGCCGAGTGGGCTTCACCATCTGTGAAGACATCTGGAACGACCGCGACTTTTGGCAACACCGCCGCTACCACCGGGATCCGGTGGAAGAGATGGCCCGCTGCGGCGCCGATGTGCTGATCAACCTGTCGGCCTCTCCCTTTAGCCTGGGCAAGCAAAAATTGCGGGTGCAGATGCTGGGATCCCTGGCCCGCAAGCACGCCCTGCCCATCCTCTATGTCAACCAGGTGGGGGGCAACGACGACCTCATTTTCGACGGGGCCAGTTGCGCCCTAGACTGCCGGGGCCGGGTGGTGGCCCAAGCCGCTGCCTTTCAGCCGGACTGCCTGATGGTAGATGTGGAGGCGCTGGTTCACCCTCCTGAGGAAGGCCCGGAAGTTCAGGGATCCCGCTGGCCAGCGGAGCCGGAAGCGGAGCTCTACGAGGCGCTGGTTTTGGGCACCCGCGACTACGTCAGCAAATGTGGCTTTCGCGAGGTGTTGCTGGGCCTGTCGGGAGGGATTGACTCGGCTGTTACTGCCGTCATTGCCGCCGACGCCTTGGGGCCAGAGCGGGTGCTGGGGGTGCTCATGCCCTCTCCCTATTCCAGTCCCGGCAGCCTGACGGACGCCTACCAACTGGCGCAAAACCTGGGGATCCCGACCCTGAAGCTGCCCATCCAGTCGATTATGGAGAGCTACCAGCACCTCCTGGCTGAGCCCTTCGCTGGCCTGCCCCCCGACATCACGGAAGAGAACCTGCAGTCGCGCATCCGCGGCACCTTGCTCATGGCCCTCTCCAACAAGTTTGGCCGGCTGCTCTTGACCACGGGCAACAAGTCGGAGCTGGCGGTGGGCTACTGCACCATCTACGGGGATATGTCCGGTGGCCTGGCCGTGATTTCCGATGTGCCCAAAACCTGGGTCTACCGCCTGGCCCGCTGGATCAACCGCCACCAGGAACGGATTCCCCTCCCCATCCTCACCAAGCCCCCCTCAGCAGAGCTGCGACCTGGCCAGAAAGATAGCGATAGCCTGCCTCCCTACGACTTGCTGGACGCTATCCTCCAGCGGCACATCGAACAGCACCAGTCGGCCGGTGAGCTGGTGGCCCAGGGGTTTGAACCTGACACGGTGCAGCAGGTGCTGCACCTGGTGCAGAGTGCCGAGTTCAAGCGCCACCAGGCTCCCCCTGGCCTGCGCGTGACCGATCGCGCCTTTGGCACCGGCTGGCGCATGCCCATTGCCAAACGCCAGGAAGGGATCAGTTGA
- the uvrC gene encoding excinuclease ABC subunit UvrC, protein MTVPLIQNPEVLESRLKEIPAEPGVYLMRDATDQILYVGKSKKLRSRVRSYFRFTGDLSPRIQRMVVQVCEIEFIVTDNESEALALEDNLIKTYQPPYNVLLKEDKKYPYLCITWSEPYPQIYITRHRRLNQNQDKYYGPYTDVGLLRYTLGLVKRIFPLRQRPKPLYKDRPCLNYDIGRCPGVCQGLISPEAYRKTVAQVAMIFQGQTDELIRELKEKMAQAAQQENYEAAARYRDQIRGLEQLGQSQKVSLPNSTASRDAIALAMNDSRACIQLFQVRAGKLVGRLGFVAENRGDDPALILQRVLQEHYQYCDPVEIPSEILTQYELPDRDFLESWLSQKKGRKVSLLAPQRQSKAELIELVERNAQLELARSQRLAEREAAALERLAEVLDLPEPPRRLEAYDISHIQGSDAVGSQVVFIDGLPAKQHYRRYKIRNPQVRPGHSDDFASHAEVARRRFSKMTSEDQPDLVLIDGGKGQLAAVMAVLAELGLDHLPVFALAKREEEIFRPGDPEPLRLPPQDPARLLLQRLRDEAHRFALAYHRQQRKLRQQASVLEEIPGLGKQRQKLLMEAFRSLARIQVATEEQLAQVPGIGPKLARQIYRYFHPEAETELPATAE, encoded by the coding sequence ATGACTGTCCCTCTGATTCAAAACCCTGAGGTTCTAGAAAGCCGCCTTAAGGAGATTCCTGCCGAACCTGGTGTCTATTTGATGCGGGATGCCACCGACCAGATTCTCTATGTGGGCAAATCCAAAAAGTTGCGATCTCGCGTGCGATCCTATTTTCGCTTTACCGGCGACCTGTCTCCTCGTATTCAGCGCATGGTAGTTCAGGTTTGCGAGATCGAGTTTATCGTCACTGATAACGAAAGCGAAGCTCTAGCCCTGGAAGACAATCTCATTAAAACCTATCAGCCGCCCTACAATGTTCTCCTCAAAGAGGATAAAAAATACCCCTATTTGTGCATTACGTGGTCAGAGCCTTACCCGCAGATTTACATTACCCGCCACCGCCGTCTCAACCAAAATCAAGATAAGTACTACGGGCCCTATACCGATGTGGGCCTGCTGCGTTACACCCTCGGTCTGGTAAAGCGCATTTTTCCCTTGCGCCAGCGCCCCAAGCCGCTTTACAAGGACCGCCCCTGTTTGAACTATGACATCGGGCGTTGCCCTGGTGTCTGTCAGGGCTTGATTAGCCCGGAAGCGTATCGCAAGACCGTTGCTCAAGTGGCGATGATCTTCCAAGGCCAGACGGACGAGCTTATCCGTGAGTTGAAGGAGAAAATGGCCCAGGCAGCGCAGCAAGAAAACTATGAGGCGGCGGCGCGCTATCGGGATCAAATCCGCGGCCTAGAGCAACTGGGCCAATCCCAGAAGGTCTCTTTGCCCAACTCTACCGCCAGCCGCGATGCCATAGCTTTGGCCATGAACGACTCGCGGGCTTGCATCCAGTTGTTTCAGGTGCGGGCGGGCAAGTTGGTGGGACGGCTAGGGTTTGTGGCCGAAAACCGCGGCGACGACCCGGCTCTTATTTTGCAGCGGGTTTTGCAGGAACATTACCAATATTGCGACCCGGTGGAAATTCCCTCCGAGATTTTGACCCAGTATGAGTTGCCGGATCGCGATTTTTTGGAATCTTGGCTGAGCCAGAAAAAGGGGCGCAAGGTCAGCCTCCTTGCCCCGCAGCGGCAGAGCAAAGCCGAGCTAATCGAACTGGTGGAGCGGAACGCCCAGCTAGAGCTAGCCCGCAGCCAGCGCCTGGCGGAGCGGGAGGCAGCAGCGCTGGAGCGCTTGGCGGAAGTTTTGGATCTGCCAGAGCCGCCCCGTCGCCTAGAAGCCTACGACATCTCCCACATCCAGGGATCCGACGCTGTGGGCAGCCAGGTGGTGTTTATCGATGGCCTGCCGGCCAAGCAACACTACCGCCGCTACAAGATTCGCAACCCCCAGGTGCGGCCTGGCCACTCCGACGACTTTGCCAGCCATGCCGAGGTGGCGCGGCGTCGCTTCAGCAAGATGACTTCCGAGGATCAGCCGGACTTGGTGCTCATCGACGGGGGCAAGGGGCAACTGGCAGCAGTGATGGCCGTCTTGGCAGAGCTGGGGCTGGATCACCTGCCGGTCTTTGCCCTGGCCAAGCGGGAAGAGGAGATCTTTCGGCCTGGGGATCCTGAGCCGCTGCGGCTGCCGCCCCAGGATCCGGCCCGCCTGCTGTTGCAGCGTCTGCGGGATGAGGCCCACCGCTTTGCCCTTGCCTACCATCGCCAGCAGCGGAAACTACGCCAACAGGCTTCGGTTCTGGAGGAGATCCCTGGTCTAGGCAAGCAGCGGCAAAAGCTGCTCATGGAGGCGTTTCGCTCCCTTGCCCGCATTCAAGTGGCTACGGAAGAGCAGTTGGCCCAGGTGCCAGGCATTGGCCCCAAGCTGGCCCGCCAGATCTACCGCTACTTCCATCCAGAAGCCGAAACAGAGTTGCCAGCAACAGCGGAGTAG
- a CDS encoding transglycosylase domain-containing protein, with the protein MSASEDKNSLRGTVARFFKTLARPFPVGPTALLKPAEPPPPKRPVRLQITCPGEPPQVFVLQGSDILGRSQTVATIRIPAPAVSHLHARIRPRPGWRLPGLGWRIPLHPLLYWLGWNAGRYQLEDQDSTNGVFRLKPFGGAERVRRVILRHGQRLSLGPPRDPESVVIQVLDPPPPQVYGVRGCLILMALLGLGARLWIGHEWSKFSVEPPLAADRNPLIVLAGDRQTELRRHQGDLYRELPNLEAFGPILPKVVVAAEDHRFYSHFGVDLLGIARAFWVNLRSGEVQQGGSSISQQLARTVLRDYTGSGNTFGRKLREAVAALKLERRYSKDEILTLYLNNVYLGNGLYGFETAAQFYFGIPSRQLSLSEAATLAAILPAPNAFNPVANYEAAVRGRDRVLDRLSELKVFPEEEIRRARRSRLTLNPNLRSQTSTVAPYFYSTVFQELRQLLGQDLSAEGNFVIETTLHLPYQRLAEQALAQTVREVGSRLGFNQGALVSLDSRNGEILALVGGIDYTASPFNRATQAQRQPGSTFKVFAYAAALSQGIPLSQVLSCEPLTWGNLTFQGCRSGSAPMDLARGLILSENVIALRLAQQVGLERVVAMARQMGIQSPLQPYPSLVLGTMEVNLLELTAAFAPLANRGLWSRPHTIRRILDSSDCANPDDFRTCREIYPGREDPRSQRLVLSESVAQQMTAVLQGVIRSGTGTAARLGIGEAGKTGTTTANRDLLFVGYTPNPPLVTGIWLGNDDASPTRGSSSIAAQTWRNYMSQVIQ; encoded by the coding sequence ATGTCTGCTTCTGAAGACAAGAATTCCCTACGGGGCACCGTCGCTCGCTTCTTCAAGACCCTGGCGAGGCCCTTTCCGGTCGGGCCTACGGCCCTCCTCAAGCCTGCCGAGCCCCCTCCCCCCAAACGCCCGGTGCGCCTGCAGATCACCTGCCCAGGAGAGCCTCCCCAGGTGTTTGTCCTGCAGGGATCCGACATTCTTGGTCGCAGCCAGACGGTGGCCACCATCCGCATCCCCGCCCCTGCGGTGAGCCATCTGCACGCCCGCATTCGCCCGCGTCCGGGCTGGCGTCTGCCTGGCTTGGGGTGGCGGATCCCTCTGCATCCCCTCCTCTACTGGCTGGGGTGGAACGCTGGTCGCTACCAACTGGAAGATCAAGACTCCACCAACGGCGTCTTTCGCCTCAAGCCCTTTGGCGGCGCCGAGCGGGTGCGGCGGGTGATCCTGCGCCACGGCCAGCGACTCAGCCTTGGCCCGCCCCGGGATCCGGAGAGCGTGGTTATTCAGGTGTTGGATCCACCGCCGCCGCAGGTGTACGGGGTGCGCGGCTGCCTGATCCTGATGGCGCTCTTGGGGCTGGGGGCGAGGCTTTGGATCGGCCATGAGTGGAGCAAGTTCTCAGTAGAACCGCCGCTGGCCGCCGATCGCAACCCCCTGATCGTCCTGGCCGGGGATCGGCAAACCGAGCTGCGCCGCCACCAGGGGGATCTCTACCGGGAGCTGCCCAACCTGGAAGCCTTTGGCCCGATTCTGCCCAAAGTGGTGGTGGCCGCCGAAGATCACCGCTTCTACTCCCACTTCGGGGTCGATCTGCTGGGCATTGCCCGCGCCTTTTGGGTCAACCTGCGCTCCGGGGAGGTGCAGCAGGGGGGCAGCTCCATCAGCCAACAACTGGCTCGCACCGTCTTGCGCGACTACACCGGCTCAGGCAACACCTTTGGCCGCAAGCTGCGGGAGGCCGTCGCCGCCCTCAAGCTGGAACGGCGCTACAGCAAAGACGAAATCCTCACCCTCTACCTCAACAACGTCTACCTGGGCAACGGCCTCTACGGCTTTGAGACCGCCGCCCAGTTCTACTTCGGGATCCCCAGCCGCCAGCTCAGCCTTTCCGAAGCCGCCACCCTGGCCGCCATTCTGCCCGCCCCCAACGCCTTCAACCCCGTCGCCAACTACGAGGCCGCCGTGCGGGGCCGGGATCGGGTGTTGGATCGCCTCAGCGAGCTCAAAGTTTTCCCGGAAGAGGAGATTCGGCGGGCCCGGCGCAGCCGCCTCACCCTCAACCCCAACCTGCGCTCCCAGACCTCGACAGTTGCCCCCTACTTCTACAGCACCGTCTTCCAGGAGCTGCGGCAGCTTTTGGGGCAAGATCTCTCGGCAGAGGGCAACTTCGTCATCGAGACGACGCTGCATTTGCCCTACCAGCGGCTGGCGGAGCAGGCCCTGGCCCAAACGGTGCGCGAGGTGGGATCCCGCCTGGGCTTCAACCAAGGCGCCTTGGTCAGCCTCGACAGCCGCAACGGCGAGATCCTAGCTCTCGTGGGCGGGATCGACTACACCGCCAGCCCCTTTAACCGTGCCACCCAAGCCCAACGGCAGCCCGGATCCACCTTCAAAGTCTTCGCCTATGCCGCTGCCCTCAGCCAGGGGATCCCGCTGTCGCAGGTGCTCTCCTGTGAGCCGCTTACTTGGGGCAACCTCACCTTTCAGGGCTGCCGCTCGGGAAGTGCCCCCATGGACTTGGCCCGCGGCCTGATCCTCTCCGAAAACGTGATCGCCCTGCGGCTGGCCCAACAGGTAGGGCTGGAGCGGGTGGTGGCCATGGCGCGGCAAATGGGCATCCAATCCCCCTTACAGCCCTATCCTTCCCTGGTTCTCGGCACGATGGAGGTGAACCTGCTGGAGCTGACCGCGGCCTTTGCCCCTTTGGCCAATCGCGGCCTTTGGTCTAGGCCCCACACCATCCGCCGCATCCTGGATAGCAGCGATTGCGCCAACCCCGACGACTTTCGCACCTGCCGCGAGATCTACCCCGGTCGCGAGGATCCCCGCTCGCAGCGGCTGGTTTTGTCGGAGAGCGTCGCCCAGCAGATGACCGCCGTATTGCAAGGGGTGATCCGCTCCGGCACCGGCACCGCCGCCCGCCTTGGGATCGGGGAGGCCGGCAAAACGGGCACCACCACCGCCAACAGGGATCTGCTCTTTGTCGGCTACACGCCCAATCCGCCTCTGGTAACCGGCATTTGGCTGGGCAACGACGACGCCAGCCCCACCCGCGGCAGCAGCAGCATCGCCGCCCAAACTTGGAGAAACTACATGAGCCAAGTCATTCAATAG